In the genome of Anomalospiza imberbis isolate Cuckoo-Finch-1a 21T00152 chromosome 27, ASM3175350v1, whole genome shotgun sequence, one region contains:
- the SUGP2 gene encoding LOW QUALITY PROTEIN: SURP and G-patch domain-containing protein 2 (The sequence of the model RefSeq protein was modified relative to this genomic sequence to represent the inferred CDS: inserted 1 base in 1 codon; deleted 1 base in 1 codon) — protein MASRRITREAFEAVVQDKVKRYRMERSDAAGDPVHPFKAHSRPLPRPRYNESFHHDGRFPHANCQSEDWSGDPGEDYAGENYPGENYPGENYPGPSHRAASPLLRQENYFHGRFSRPAPREREFARDYGKFGRAAAPSREYGHHPAAPGREYGQRDRDYQQGYGPSDSWGAGGPHAAEFGSPGVLGDFRSPGLMEEEYGSVEDQEYEAEFGAPDGEFRPPLRGGGVGRGRVLRGKRLTRGVVKPKVFKGDLKSPLKKWSLKKPQPGLDPKALDQPLEVAERPDQRPVPLQQRPSPKLPPHPVAAQRPVLRLPKPAHVFRNLSFDLVDKSDIFSTFGIEIIKWAGFHAIKNDAEFSRLFGALFELETETCAKMLASFKCSLRPEHRDYCFFTIKSLQHAALKTPKVDNEFLNMLLDKGAVKTKNCFFEIIKPFDKYIMRLQDRLLKGVTPLLMACNAYELSVKTNGFGNPREMANAFETTVSLCRKSLALLGQTFALASVFRQEKILEAVGLQEMAPAPTSFPNFDDSTLFGREYIENLKAWLEKSGYPIQMKKGEAESTEQLKAASPDSKAPQRADRKVVDTIEQLVSSIVSGTLSAKDRSAQKNSPEYWFLSDEESLEYKYYRLRLSEVQRRSLPGEGAAPESLRAMLYARRVASIKRRLFKRKKKPAVVPLRARKVRRASRGTQTVLSAGTVLKHPDQNLPGPAQAKVALAEPGLAQAGLGATSASQGASSSEVAVPAEEKAGPEGSAASPELLPALGSQFPDVDAKTMETAEKLARFVAQVGPEIEQFSIDNSADNPDLWFLQDPSSPAFKFYRMKVFQLCPSITFSPEAAEAAPAAGTAQEDEEEEEEEEEEEEEEEAEFEPSQPLGDEEEEEEEEEDEEDVAAGRRVANLEEDLVSRAGEEMSGGEVQLSSPSDGAVPNLSTQAPGPAPGARFPRKRVSSKSLKVGMIPAPKRICLIQEPKVHEPVRIAYDRPXGCPATKKKKKSKDVEVPQKRLSPRNVGFQMLQRMAAEDGLAGGARPGTRGRGIREPVHLGATSAGEGLGVAGEQSQDDAFDVFRQRMIQMYRQKRASK, from the exons ATGGCCTCTCGGAGGATCACCCGCGAGGCGTTCGAGGCCGTGGTGCAGGACAAAGTTAAGCGGTACCGCATGGAGCGGAGCGATGCCGCGGGGGACCCCGTCCATCCTTTCAAAG CTCACTCCCGgccgctgccccggccccgctaCAACGAGAGCTTCCACCACGACGGGCGCTTCCCTCACGCCAACTGCCAGAGCGAGGACTGGAGCGGGGACCCCGGCGAGGATTACGCCGGGGAAAACTACCCCGGGGAAAACTACCCTGGGGAAAACTACCCCGGCCCTTCCCACAGAGCCGCCAGCCCCCTGCTCCGCCAGGAGAATTATTTCCACGGACGCTTCTCCCGGCCCGCGCCCCGGGAGCGGGAATTCGCCCGGGATTACGGGAAGTTTGGCCGTGCAGCTGCCCCCAGCAGGGAGTACGGGCACCAC CCCGCTGCCCCCGGCCGGGAGTACGGGCAGCGGGACAGGGATTACCAGCAGGGTTACGGCCCCTCGGATTCCTGGGGAGCCGGCGGGCCGCACGCAGCGGAGTTTGGCTCCCCGGGTGTTTTAGGGGATTTCAGGTCGCCCGGGCTGATGGAGGAGGAGTATGGCAGCGTGGAGGACCAGGAGTACGAGGCGGAGTTCGGGGCGCCGGACGGCGAGTTCCGGCCGCCGCTGCGCGGGGGAGGCGTGGGCAGGGGCAGAGTCCTGAGGGGGAAGCGCCTCACCAGGGGGGTGGTGAAACCCAAGGTGTTCAAAGGAGACCTCAAAAGCCCCCTCAAGAAGTGGAGCTTGAAGAAGCCCCAGCCAGGCCTGGATCCCAAAGCTCTGGATCAGCCTCTGGAAGTCGCCGAGCGCCCCGACCAGAGGCCGGTGCCCCTCCAGCAGCGCCCCAGCCCCAAGCTGCCCCCGCACCCCGTGGCAGCCCAGAGACCCGTCCTGAGGCTGCCGAAGCCCGCCCACGTCTTCAGGAACCTCAGCTTCGACCTGGTGGATAAATCTGACATTTTCTCCACCTTCGGCATCGAGATCATCAAGTGGGCCGGGTTCCACGCCATCAAAAACGACGCCGAGTTCTCGCGGCTCTTCGGGGCCCTCTTCGAGCTGGAGACTGAGACCTGTGCCAAGATGTTGGCCTCCTTCAAGTGCTCCCTGAGGCCAGAGCACAGAGATTATTGCTTTTTCACCATCAAGAGCTTGCAGCACGCCGCCCTGAAAACCCCCAAGGTGGACAACGAGTTCTTGAACATGCTGCTGGACAAGGGGGCCGTGAAAACCAAGAATTGCTTCTTCGAGATCATCAAACCTTTTGATAAATACATCATGAGGCTCCAGGACCGCCTCCTCAAGGGGGTGACCCCGCTGCTGATGGCCTGCAACGCCTACGAGCTGAGCGTTAAAACCAACGGCTTCGGCAaccccagggaaatggccaaCGCCTTCGAGACCACCGTGTCCCTGTGCCGGAaatccctggccctgctgggccAGACCTTtgccctggcctctgttttCAGGCAGGAGAAAATCCTGgaggctgtggggctgcaggagatggCCCCAGCGCCGACGTCCTTCCCAAATTTCGACGACTCCACGCTCTTTGGGAGGGAGTACATCGAGAACTTGAAGGCTTGGCTGGAGAAGAGTGGGTATCCCATCCAGATGAAGAAAGGGGAGGCAGAATCCACGGAGCAGCTCAAAGCAGCCTCCCCCGACAGCAAAG CCCCCCAGCGAGCTGACAGGAAAGTTGTGGACACAATTGAGCAGCTGGTGAGCAGCATCGTGTCAGGAACTTTGTCTGCCAAGGACAGGAGTGCTCAGAAGAACTCTCCTGAATACTG GTTCCTGTCCGACGAGGAGAGCCTGGAGTACAAATACTACAGGCTGAGGCTGTCAGAGGTGCAGAGGAGGAGCCTGCCtggggaaggagctgccccagagTCCCTGCGGGCCATGCTCTACGCCAGGAGAGTGGCCAGCATCAAAAGGAGActtttcaagaggaaaaaaaaacctgccgTTGTCCCTCTCCGTGCCAGGAAGGTGAGGAGGGCAAGCAGGGGCACCCAGACTGTGCTgtcagctgggacagtgctgaaGCACCCAGACCAAAATCTTCCAGGTCCAGCCCAGGCCAAGGTTGCCCTGGCAGAGCCCGGGCTGGCCCAGGCTGGCCTGGGTGCCACCTCGGCCTCCCAAGGTGCCAGCAGCTCCGAGGTGGCCgtgccagcagaggagaaggcaggTCCTGAGGGTTCAGCAGCATCTCCTGAGCttctgccagccctgggctctcAGTTTCCTGATG TGGATGCCAAAACCATGGAAACTGCAGAGAAACTCGCCAGGTTTGTGGCTCAGGTAGGACCAGAGATTGAGCAGTTCAGCATTGACAACAGTGCAGATAACCCCGACCTCTG GTTCCTCCAGGATCCGAGCAGCCCTGCCTTCAAATTCTACCGCATGAAAGTTTTCCAGCTGTGCCCCTCCATCACCTTCAGCCCCGAGGCTGCAGAagctgccccagctgcagggacagcccaggaggacgaggaggaagaagaagaagaagaggaagaggaagaagaggaagaagctGAGTTTGAACCCTCCCAACCTCTGggggacgaggaggaggaggaggaggaggaggaggatgaggaggacgTGGCAGCAGGTAGAAGGGTGGCAAACCTAGAGGAAGATTTGGTGTCCAGAGCAGGAGAGGAGATGTCAGGAGGTGAAGTGCagctctccagcccctctgACGGCGCTGTCCCAAATCTGTCGACACAGgcacccggcccggcccccggcgcGCGCTTCCCCCGCAAAAGGGTCAGCTCCAAGTCCCTGAAAGTGGGCATGATCCCTGCCCCCAAAAGGATCTGCCTCATCCAGGAGCCCAAAG TGCATGAACCCGTCAGGATTGCCTATGACAGAC CGGGCTGCCCTGCCACCAagaagaaaaag aaaagcaAGGACGTGGAGGTGCCCCAGAAGAGGCTGAGCCCCCGGAACGTGGGGTTCCAGATGCTGCAGAGGATGGCTGCAGAGGATGGGCTGGCAGGAGGGGCACGGCCTGGCACGCGCGGCCGCGGCATCCGCGAGCCCGTGCACCT GGGCGCAACCTCCGCAGGCGAGGGTCTGGGGGTGGCGGGcgagcagagccaggacgacGCGTTCGACGTGTTCCGCCAGAGGATGATCCAGATGTACCGGCAGAAACGGGCAAGCAAGTAG
- the ARMC6 gene encoding armadillo repeat-containing protein 6 isoform X2 — MGSKQIAQETFDDAVQENITEFEMEPEEAVREAVQQFESQGVDLSNIVKAVRPVSENGQRQKHQILLTLECLGRAVAEQDVARLPEQLSALAAQCKEQLAFRYLAGQSGAYPAVLSACQLAAPDRALLLQAFSTLAALLDGQPDLLDAAGRELLLRSLRERRGDAEVTLAGIRCVRHACLKHEHNRQDFVKGGILPLLTGAITQHGGSAEVVRTAASTLRVMTFDDDIRVPFGHAHDHAKMIVLENDGLRVLIEAAKAFTDNSGVLSELCATLSRLSVRNEFCQEIVDLGGLNFMVTLLADCMEHPDVVKQVLSAIRAVAGNDDVKDAIVDAGATDLIVLAISHHLGNPQICEQGCAALCMLALRKPENCSVIMEGGGALAALQAMKAHPREVAVQQACMLIRNLVSRSRDLSRPILEMGAELLITEARAAHRDCDDVARAALRDLGCKVELRELWTGQKGSLAQ; from the exons ATGGGCTCCAAGCAGATCGCCCAGGAGACGTTCGATGATGCGGTGCAGGAGAACATCACCGAGTTCGAGATGGAGCCCGAGGAGGCCGTGAGGGAGGCGGTGCAGCAGTTCGAGTCCCAAG GTGTGGACCTGAGCAATATTGTGAAAGCTGTGCGACCTGTCTCTGAGAACGGGCAGAGGCAAAAGCATCAAATCCTGCTG ACCCTGGAGTGCCTGGGCAGAGCCGTGGCGGAGCAGGACGTGGCCCGGCTGCCCGAGCAGCTGTCGGCCTTGGCGGCGCAGTGCAAGGAGCAGCTGGCCTTCCGCTACCTGGCCGGCCAGAGCGGCGCCTACCCCGCCGTGCTCTCTGCCTGCCAGCTGGCTGCCCCAGACAGGGCTTTGCTGCTCCAAGCCTTCTCCACgctggctgccctgctggacGGGCAGCCAGACCTGCTGGACGCCGCGGggcgggagctgctgctgcggaGCCtgcgggagcggcgcggggaCGCCGAGGTGACGCTGGCCGGGATCCGCTGCGTGCGGCACGCCTGCCTCAAGCACGAGCACAACAGGCAGGACTTTGTCAAGGGTGGCATCCTCCCTCTCCTCACTGGAGCCATCACCCAGCACGGCGGCAGCGCTGAGGTGGTCAGGACGGCAGCTTCAACCCTCAGGGTCATGACGTTCGACGATGACATCCGAGTGCCCTTCGGTCACGCCCACGACCACGCCAAGATGATTGTCTTGGAGAACGATGGGTTGAGAGTCCTCATTGAGGCTGCAAAAG CCTTCACGGACAACTCCGGGGTTCTCAGTGAGCTCTGTGCCACCCTCTCTCGCCTCTCTGTCAGGAATGAGTTCTGCCAGGAAATCGTGGACCTTGGGGGCTTAAATTTCATGGTGACTCTGCTGGCTGACTGCATGGAGCACCCG GACGTGGTGAAGCAGGTGCTCAGCGCCATCCGCGCCGTGGCCGGCAACGACGACGTCAAGGACGCCATCGTGGACGCCGGGGCCACCGACCTCATCGTGCTGGCCATCAGCCACCACCTGGGCAACCCTCAG ATCtgtgagcagggctgtgcagccctgtgCATGCTGGCCCTGCGCAAGCCCGAGAACTGCAGCGTCATCATGGAGGGCGGCGGGGCcttggcagctctgcaggccaTGAAGGCTCACCCACGAGAGGTGGCTGTGCAG CAGGCGTGCATGCTGATCCGGAACCTGGTGTCGCGCAGCCGGGACCTGTCCCGGCCCATCCTGGAGATGGGAGCGGAGCTGCTGATCACGGAGGCTCGCGCCGCGCACCGGGACTGCGACGACGTGGCCAGGGCTGCCctcagggacctgggctgcaAGGTGGAGCTGCGGGAGCTCTGGACGGGCCAGAAGGGCAGCCTGGCTCAGTGA
- the ARMC6 gene encoding armadillo repeat-containing protein 6 isoform X1, with translation MGSKQIAQETFDDAVQENITEFEMEPEEAVREAVQQFESQGVDLSNIVKAVRPVSENGQRQKHQILLTLECLGRAVAEQDVARLPEQLSALAAQCKEQLAFRYLAGQSGAYPAVLSACQLAAPDRALLLQAFSTLAALLDGQPDLLDAAGRELLLRSLRERRGDAEVTLAGIRCVRHACLKHEHNRQDFVKGGILPLLTGAITQHGGSAEVVRTAASTLRVMTFDDDIRVPFGHAHDHAKMIVLENDGLRVLIEAAKAFTDNSGVLSELCATLSRLSVRNEFCQEIVDLGGLNFMVTLLADCMEHPDVVKQVLSAIRAVAGNDDVKDAIVDAGATDLIVLAISHHLGNPQICEQGCAALCMLALRKPENCSVIMEGGGALAALQAMKAHPREVAVQKQACMLIRNLVSRSRDLSRPILEMGAELLITEARAAHRDCDDVARAALRDLGCKVELRELWTGQKGSLAQ, from the exons ATGGGCTCCAAGCAGATCGCCCAGGAGACGTTCGATGATGCGGTGCAGGAGAACATCACCGAGTTCGAGATGGAGCCCGAGGAGGCCGTGAGGGAGGCGGTGCAGCAGTTCGAGTCCCAAG GTGTGGACCTGAGCAATATTGTGAAAGCTGTGCGACCTGTCTCTGAGAACGGGCAGAGGCAAAAGCATCAAATCCTGCTG ACCCTGGAGTGCCTGGGCAGAGCCGTGGCGGAGCAGGACGTGGCCCGGCTGCCCGAGCAGCTGTCGGCCTTGGCGGCGCAGTGCAAGGAGCAGCTGGCCTTCCGCTACCTGGCCGGCCAGAGCGGCGCCTACCCCGCCGTGCTCTCTGCCTGCCAGCTGGCTGCCCCAGACAGGGCTTTGCTGCTCCAAGCCTTCTCCACgctggctgccctgctggacGGGCAGCCAGACCTGCTGGACGCCGCGGggcgggagctgctgctgcggaGCCtgcgggagcggcgcggggaCGCCGAGGTGACGCTGGCCGGGATCCGCTGCGTGCGGCACGCCTGCCTCAAGCACGAGCACAACAGGCAGGACTTTGTCAAGGGTGGCATCCTCCCTCTCCTCACTGGAGCCATCACCCAGCACGGCGGCAGCGCTGAGGTGGTCAGGACGGCAGCTTCAACCCTCAGGGTCATGACGTTCGACGATGACATCCGAGTGCCCTTCGGTCACGCCCACGACCACGCCAAGATGATTGTCTTGGAGAACGATGGGTTGAGAGTCCTCATTGAGGCTGCAAAAG CCTTCACGGACAACTCCGGGGTTCTCAGTGAGCTCTGTGCCACCCTCTCTCGCCTCTCTGTCAGGAATGAGTTCTGCCAGGAAATCGTGGACCTTGGGGGCTTAAATTTCATGGTGACTCTGCTGGCTGACTGCATGGAGCACCCG GACGTGGTGAAGCAGGTGCTCAGCGCCATCCGCGCCGTGGCCGGCAACGACGACGTCAAGGACGCCATCGTGGACGCCGGGGCCACCGACCTCATCGTGCTGGCCATCAGCCACCACCTGGGCAACCCTCAG ATCtgtgagcagggctgtgcagccctgtgCATGCTGGCCCTGCGCAAGCCCGAGAACTGCAGCGTCATCATGGAGGGCGGCGGGGCcttggcagctctgcaggccaTGAAGGCTCACCCACGAGAGGTGGCTGTGCAG AAGCAGGCGTGCATGCTGATCCGGAACCTGGTGTCGCGCAGCCGGGACCTGTCCCGGCCCATCCTGGAGATGGGAGCGGAGCTGCTGATCACGGAGGCTCGCGCCGCGCACCGGGACTGCGACGACGTGGCCAGGGCTGCCctcagggacctgggctgcaAGGTGGAGCTGCGGGAGCTCTGGACGGGCCAGAAGGGCAGCCTGGCTCAGTGA